The Kluyvera intermedia genome includes the window TGCTGACGCCAGGCGGCCAGGGTATTTCCGGTCATTAATGCCATCGTTGAATTCCTGTTGGTATACAAGATGGAATTCAATTAGCAAGGTGCATGCCAATATATTAATTAATTATTTAACAATAAGTTAAGATAAATCAGATAGGCATTAATATATTCAACGCACCGTTAAAGAACTCGAACGAACAATAACGGTGCAATTCATCATAAGAAAAACAAATATCAAGATAACTGAACCAGAATATTCTTTTATCAAAAAAAACCGTAGTCGTTTGGATATTATCAACACGGATATTGGGGACAATCCGCGCATACGCCCTTTCGTCCAGTAGGTGATGCTGCCAACTTACTGATTTAGTGTATGATGGTGTTTTTGAGGTGCTCCAGTGGCTTCTGTTTCTATCAGCTGTCCCTCCTGTTCAGCTACTGACGGGGTGGTGCGTAACGGCAAAAGCACCGCCGGACATCAGCGCTATCTCTGCTCTCACTGCCGTAAAACATGGCAACTGCAGTTCACTTACACCGCTTCTCAACCCGGTACGCACCAGAAAATCATTGATATGGCCATGAATGGCGTTGGATGCCGGGCAACTGCCCGCATTATGGGCGTTGGCCTCAACACGATTTTCCGCCATTTAAAAAACTCAGGCCGCAGTCGGTAACCTCGCGCATACAGCCGGGCAGTGACGTCATCGTCTGCGCGGAAATGGACGAACAGTGGGGATACGTCGGGGCTAAATCGCGCCAGCGCTGGCTGTTTTACGCGTATGACAGGCTCCGGAAGACGGTTGTTGCGCACGTATTCGGTGAACGCACTATGGCGACGCTGGGGCGTCTTATGAGCCTGCTGTCACCCTTTGACGTGGTGATATGGATGACGGATGGCTGGCCGCTGTATGAATCCCGCCTGAAGGGAAAGCTGCACATAATCAGCAAGCGATATACGCAGCGAATTGAGCGGCATAACCTGAATCTGAGGCAGCACCTGGCACGGCTGGGACGGAAGTCGCTGTCGTTCTCAAAATCGGTGGAGCTGCATGACAAAGTCATCGGGCATTATCTGAACATAAAACACTATCAATAAGTTGGAGTCATTACCCGTCCAGTAGACCAGAATTTGATTGGAAAATTAACAACGCATAGCG containing:
- a CDS encoding IS1-like element IS1B family transposase (programmed frameshift) — encoded protein: MASVSISCPSCSATDGVVRNGKSTAGHQRYLCSHCRKTWQLQFTYTASQPGTHQKIIDMAMNGVGCRATARIMGVGLNTIFRHFKKLRPQSVTSRIQPGSDVIVCAEMDEQWGYVGAKSRQRWLFYAYDRLRKTVVAHVFGERTMATLGRLMSLLSPFDVVIWMTDGWPLYESRLKGKLHIISKRYTQRIERHNLNLRQHLARLGRKSLSFSKSVELHDKVIGHYLNIKHYQ